The following nucleotide sequence is from Mangifera indica cultivar Alphonso chromosome 17, CATAS_Mindica_2.1, whole genome shotgun sequence.
CTCAACACAAATTACAGCCATTTCCATCCAATTCTAGCTTTATAAGAAACTCATCCAACTTTGCAGAGAAACATCTGAAAATCATCACCTCTTCTCCTCCCTCCGGCTTCATGGCAACTTTACTAGCTTTTGTTAACGTTTTCATGCTCTTTTCTTCAACTCTTTTGATCTTCCATGTCCATTTCACTTTATCTGTCAACACCACCATGAAAGTTAAACCACTAAAGTTTAAACTTCACCACCCTGAAACTGTATTCTACACGCCTAATGCCACCATTGAAGACCGTGGTGATCGCTTATTGAAAGCTTCAATCAATCGTTTATACTATTTGTCAGCAAGAGCAGGAGGAGGTGATCCTGAATATGATGCTCTTGCTGGTCTTGTAACCAGTAGAGAACTCGGTCGTGATGGCTTTTTTGTAGATTTCTCAATCGGTGACCCACCCGTTTCCCAGTTTGCTCTCATGGACACTGGCAGTGACCTTGTATGGGTCGACTGCTTAACTGGTTTTGATCCCTCTGAATCACGCACCTTCGCTCAATACCCATGTTTAGCTGATTGCAATAATGGATGCTCATCGACCAATGGATGCATGCTCCAGATTGGATACGTCGGTGGATTTTCGGCTGGGGGTGTTATTGCAAGAGAGAAATTCACTTTTCAATCATCAAGAGAAGGTGATACAATTGTAAATGATGTGGTGTTTGGATGTTTCAGGAAGTTttctaaaactaataaaatcttGCCAGGAATTTTTGGACTTGGCGATCTTAGAACTGAATTCTCTATTGTCAAGAAAATGGGCAGCAAATTTTCCTATTGTCTTGGCAACATTTACGATGAGAGCTACATATATAACCAACTAAGGTTAGGCGAGGGAACATTTCTGGAAGGTATGGAAACTCCTCTTTCAAATTACGTTGGCGTTTACCACGTTGATTTTGAAGGCATTAGTTTAGGGGAGACAAGGCTTGATATTGATCCAAATCTGTTCAAGAGAGGTACTTCTAGTCTCAGAACTGGAGTAGCCATTGACACTGGCTCTCATTTGAGTTGGTTTGTCCCAATGGCATTTAAAACTATACGCTCTGAAGTTGCGAAACTCATTGATCAGGAGTTCAAGGTGAGGAGGCGATATGAAGAAGAACTTTGGGAATTGTGCTACTTTGGGGACCTAGCCttggattttcaaagttttcctCATATGAAATTTCATCTGGCTAATGGTGCGTATTTGGATTTAGATAGTTCAAGCTTGTTCTATCAAAAGCAAACTAGAGTATTTTGCTTGGGAATTGGTCCAAGTAATGAAATTAGATATCATAATTTCTCACTTATAGGATTAATGGCTCAGCAGAAGCATAATATTGCTTACGATCTTACTGGAAAGAAACTATATATCCAGAAGATCAATTGTAGTCTTCTTGATGAAGATTAATTGATCTTTATTTTCACCACCTGAGATAGATAAAGTGGACAGCCTTATCAAGGAAATCCCTCAATGGAGCTTAAATTCgcacataattaaaatattgaattaaaaacttGTAGGATTATATGAATATTCAACTTGTCATGTTTATTAAATCCGTCAAGCTACTCAAGTTTGTTTTTCAAGCTCGTGGATTGATTCGAGTAAAATATcattaagattttgaaattttttactctCACAAGTAaacttctaaaatttcattttttgattttgaatacaaatatcgggtaattaataaatataattttaacataataagttaaaaattaaaaaaggtaaTTGAGTTTGAACTAGGATCTCATCAGCTTGGGAAACTTGAGCTCTACCTTAAAGTAATCGaattaaattcaagtcaaagCCTACTCAGATTCATCATTTTCACTGCATAATTTTATAACTAATCTTACCCAACATTCTTGTTATattactactactactactactactaatAACATGAGAGGTTATTTATCTCCTAGTAGGAATTATTCTTATCCTTAAGATAAATATTACaacaatctttatttttaagagaaattataaaaccGATCCTCCTGAGTTAATCCTTAGGGGACACTACTATCGCACCCCTTGCCCACTCACCAGGGAGCAAGATCCCATATATGTTAATATACACCTTAACGAAATGGTTGccaatttcaacattttcttttttaatcatttttttctaagttAAAGACTAGTTTGCAGAACTATTGAGATATTCCAAGGCTTAAAGACCCTAGTTCAAGGGGCACAACCACAAGGCTAGCTTTTAAGGCGGGTCATGCTAGGGTCCTAGGGGAAGGCCCGTGGCCTGgcacacaaaataaaaatatatataaaattataaaaaaaaaattgtaattttccgCTAGTCAACCCACCATAAAGCCCATAGAGACATGATTCTATGATCCAAGGGGCTATGGGTTGTGTTCCAAGCTTTGGTTTTGCAGTGAGTCGACATAGCTCATAAGGCCTTTTGGTGGGCGGCATGACAAGTGACACTAAATTAGGCACAACCTGACCCATTAAGAGATCTACCTCTACATTTTCATAAGGTTTTGAGAATGatataatttgtatttgtataaattacatatcaatatatattgaaataagtaatataattttgtgagtatataaaaaaataataaattactcaaatttatattaattttaattaaaaataataaaaaaatttaataatacaattatcatCAATGACGTATGATGGTATATGTAGGGTgaactataattatttaaaatttttaaagggttttcggagattaaaaaaaaaggtttaggggtatttttaaaattttaaaaatttaaatatgccTTTcagtagttttaaaaatgatgattatatcccaaaaaactaaacataaaacaaaaaattaaaaaaatcaatattatattacaaacttttagtgctataattatattttaaaatatataaaatggatagaatagtttttattttttttaagatatgaATGATTCCTCGTTTTTCTTGGATTGTACTCTCATGAGTTGTTTAAAAGgttatagttttattcattactatttgaattcaaaattcacAACTGATTTCCTATTCAGATTTGgtatgaaaatattgatttcCTATGTTGACATAGGATAAGAATAGAAGTTGGAAGTATCTTCTTCCCTTTTATGTGGGAGGGTCCAAACGTTTTTAACCCACTATAAATATAGGCAAAACCCTAACTTCTCTTATTCTCTTCCCCTTCTCATTATCAATTTTGCTGCTTTCACTGGACAACAAAACATGGAAGTTGTCAAAATTTGGTTAGCTCTGACATGTTTATTGCTCGTTTATTCTGAAGCTGTTCCCTTTTGTGACAAGAAAGAACTTGTGGTTGGAGGCAATGAAACTTCATGGACGATTCCACTTTCCAACAATTCTTTCGATGAATGGGCAAACACAATTGACGAGTTTGTACAGGGCGATACTCTCAGTAATTGATTTCCTTTCACtacttatataaaattattttcaattttttttaaacaatttatcgATCTGATTATCGGTTAGACTGAACTGTTCCCTCAACTCAATCAACACCtaaccttttatatatatatatatatgtatatatattttgcagCGTTCAGGTTCGATAACAAGACTGATTCAGTTCTTCAAGTAAGTGGGTTGGATTATGAAGCCTGTGAAACATCGAGACCCATGAAAGAATACAGAGATGGTAATACCACCATTGAATTAGAGTGCTGTGGACATTTCTACTTCATAAGCGGAGCTCCAGGGCACTGTGAGAAAGGACAGAAACTAGATATATATGCCAATCCTGATTTGGTTTGTTATTGGAGGACGAGACCGCTCGGCTATCCTTATTGAagtgtattatatattaaaaaccattttcttttttaacgaTGCTTCTGTCATATTTtaggataat
It contains:
- the LOC123200261 gene encoding aspartic proteinase CDR1-like; amino-acid sequence: MATLLAFVNVFMLFSSTLLIFHVHFTLSVNTTMKVKPLKFKLHHPETVFYTPNATIEDRGDRLLKASINRLYYLSARAGGGDPEYDALAGLVTSRELGRDGFFVDFSIGDPPVSQFALMDTGSDLVWVDCLTGFDPSESRTFAQYPCLADCNNGCSSTNGCMLQIGYVGGFSAGGVIAREKFTFQSSREGDTIVNDVVFGCFRKFSKTNKILPGIFGLGDLRTEFSIVKKMGSKFSYCLGNIYDESYIYNQLRLGEGTFLEGMETPLSNYVGVYHVDFEGISLGETRLDIDPNLFKRGTSSLRTGVAIDTGSHLSWFVPMAFKTIRSEVAKLIDQEFKVRRRYEEELWELCYFGDLALDFQSFPHMKFHLANGAYLDLDSSSLFYQKQTRVFCLGIGPSNEIRYHNFSLIGLMAQQKHNIAYDLTGKKLYIQKINCSLLDED